One window of Novipirellula aureliae genomic DNA carries:
- the csrA gene encoding carbon storage regulator CsrA has product MLVLSRHRDESIMIGDDVVVTIVDIRGDKVRLGIEAPQSIPVHRQEVYDAIQRENRKASQTGTDATKDVRPGKA; this is encoded by the coding sequence ATGCTCGTCCTATCCAGACACCGTGACGAAAGCATCATGATTGGTGACGATGTCGTCGTTACCATCGTCGATATCCGAGGTGATAAAGTTCGCTTGGGTATCGAAGCACCCCAGTCGATTCCGGTTCATCGTCAAGAGGTTTACGACGCGATACAGCGAGAAAACCGCAAAGCCTCGCAAACCGGAACCGATGCGACGAAAGACGTTCGCCCGGGTAAAGCGTGA